A window of Zingiber officinale cultivar Zhangliang chromosome 5A, Zo_v1.1, whole genome shotgun sequence contains these coding sequences:
- the LOC121979883 gene encoding uncharacterized protein LOC121979883 — translation MSNLSKLEFVALDISGKNYLSWILDAEIHLDAMGLGDTIKDGNKESLQNRAKAMIFIRHHLHEALKIEYLTIKDPLELWNNLKERYSHYKTVILPNARYEWIHLRLQDFKSVSEYNSAMFRISSKLKLCGEKITDEDMLEKAYSTFHASNMLLQQQYREKGFKKYSELITCLLVAEQNNELLMKNHEIRSTGASPIPEVNEITGKNDKRQHRQKFHHGRGRGRGRGRGRGRGRRYGNDRSQENHDGYNKRNTTTHQKWVNNNVHQKWTNDNGKRIQSGQDNDEKKSENSCYRCGMKGHWSRTCRTPKYFIDLYQASLKGKAKDIETNVVFQDNNTIVGPSMTTHLDVSDFFVDPDGGIDNLTGNEDIYGND, via the coding sequence ATGTCCAATCTTTCAAAGTTAGAGTTTGTGGCTCTTGATATTTCGGGAAAAAATTATCTATCGTGGATTTTGGATGCGGAGATTCATTTGGATGCTATGGGTCTTGGAGACACCATAAAAGATGGAAATAAGGAATCTTTACAAAATCGTGCAAAAGCAATGATATTCATTCGTCACCATCTTCATGAAGCattgaaaattgaatatttgacaATTAAAGATCCACTTGAGCTATGGAATAATTTGAAGGAAAGGTATAGCCATTATAAAACCGTGATTCTTCCAAATGCTCGTTATGAATGGATTCATTTACGTTTACAAGATTTTAAATCTGTAAGTGAATATAACTCAGCAATGTTTAGAATtagctcaaaattaaaattatgtggTGAAAAAATTACAGATGAAGATATGTTGGAAAAAGCATATTCTACCTTTCATGCATCTAACATGCTCCTGCAGCAGCAATATAGAGAGAAAGGTTTTAAGAAATATTCTGAGTTGATTACATGTCTTCTGGTGGCTGAGCAAAATAACGAGCTTTTGATGAAAAATCATGAGATCCGTTCAACTGGTGCTAGTCCAATCCCTGAAGTGAATGAGATAACTGGTAAAAATGATAAACGACAGCACAGACAAAAATTTCATCATGGTCGTGGTCGTGGTCGTGGCCGTGGCCGTGGTCGTGGTCGTGGTCGTAGATATGGAAATGATCGATCTCAAGAAAATCATGATGGttataataaaagaaacacaacaacTCACCAAAAGTGGGTTAACAATAATGTTCACCAAAAGTGGACAAATGACAATGGTAAAAGGATTCAAAGTGGACAAGATAATGACGAAAAGAAATCAGAAAATTCATGTTATAGATGTGGCATGAAAGGGCATTGGTCACGTACTTGTCGTACGCCAAAATACTTTATTGATCTCTACCAAGCCTCTTTAAAGGGCAAGGCAAAAGATATAGAGACTAATGTTGTCTTTCAAGACAATAACACAATTGTTGGTCCTTCTATGACAACACATTTGGATGTTTCTGATTTCTTTGTAGATCCTGATGGAGGGATAGACAATTTGACTGGAAATGAAGATATTTATGGAAATGactaa
- the LOC121983116 gene encoding glucan endo-1,3-beta-glucosidase 14-like, producing the protein MPAARPRRPLLDCCLVIVILLHGTMNVQAFIGTYGINYGRIADNLPPPESVVTLLKAAKIKNVRIYDADHSVIHAFKGSGIELIVSIPNEHLKDYNVYEDHAMSWVKENVEAFLPDTHIKGIAIGNEVLGGSDQELEEALFGAMKNVYNALKRLQLEDKVEVSTAHSAAVFANSFPPSYCTFREDMLVYLKPILEFSSRINSPFYINTYPFLAYKSDPEHIDLKYALFQPNSGVHDAKTGLHYDNMFDAQIDATYAALEAAGYPNMEVRISETGWSSSGDENEAGATVQNARMYNYNLRKRLLKKKGTPFRPKMVVKAYVFALFNENLKPGPSSEKHFGLFNADGSISYSIGFTGLRPSSASSQLLSLKDLRRQRWLAPYTIALAYCVAIILVFTI; encoded by the exons ATGCCCGCCGCGCGCCCTCGTCGTCCGCTCCTCGACTGCTGTCTCGTCATCGTCATCCTGCTTCACG GTACTATGAATGTTCAAGCTTTTATTGGTACATATGGCATAAACTATGGTAGGATTGCTGACAATCTTCCTCCACCTGAAAGTGTGGTCACTCTCCTAAAAGCTGCAAAAATAAAGAATGTGAGAATCTATGATGCTGACCACAGTGTCATTCATGCTTTCAAAGGATCTGGGATCGAGTTAATTGTGTCAATTCCCAATGAGCATTTGAAAGACTATAATGTATATGAAGATCATGCTATGAGCTGGGTCAAAGAAAATGTGGAGGCATTTCTGCCTGATACTCACATCAAAGGAATTGCAATTGGCAATGAGGTTTTAGGTGGTTCAGATCAGGAACTTGAAGAAGCTCTTTTTGGTGCCATGAAAAATGTGTATAACGCACTCAAGAGACTTCAATTAGAAGATAAAGTTGAAGTCTCAACTGCACATTCAGCTGCTGTTTTTGCTAATTCTTTCCCTCCCTCATATTGTACATTCAGAGAAGATATGCTTGTTTACTTGAAACCCATCCTGGAGTTCTCTTCACGGATTAATAGCCCCTTCTATATCAATACTTATCCATTCTTGGCTTACAAAAGTGACCCTGAGCATATTGATCTCAAGTACGCCCTTTTCCAGCCTAATTCTGGCGTTCATGATGCAAAAACTGGGCTTCATTATGATAACATGTTCGATGCTCAAATAGATGCAACTTATGCTGCTTTGGAAGCTGCAGGTTATCCTAATATGGAAGTCCGGATTTCAGAGACTGGTTGGTCTTCTTCTGGGGATGAAAATGAAGCTGGTGCTACTGTGCAGAATGCAAGGATGTACAATTATAATCTACGTAAACGACTTCTCAAGAAGAAAGGGACTCCGTTCAGGCCAAAAATGGTGGTTAAGGCTTATGTGTTTGCACTGTTCAATGAGAATCTAAAGCCTGGCCCAAGCTCTGAGAAGCATTTCGGGCTATTTAATGCTGACGGGAGCATATCATACAGTATTGGCTTTACAGGCCTTCGGCCCTCAAGTGCATCTTCACAACTCTTATCCTTGAAG GATCTTCGAAGACAAAGATGGTTAGCACCATACACGATTGCTCTCGCGTACTGTGTAGCAATCATTCTGGTTTTCACTATTTGA
- the LOC121979884 gene encoding metallothiol transferase FosB-like, whose translation MVKKMLEKQKAGDALPLTSLNHISILCKSVESSLHFFQNVLGFVPIRRPSSFSFDGAWLFNYGVGIHLIQSENPSDLPAAKGEINPKDSHISFQCESMALVEKRLKEMGISYVQSRVEEGGVHVDQLFFHDPDGFMIEVCNCDRLPVIPLAAGDPATDCQRSDDALTSHLSLMPCIKCFPQAKTTIV comes from the exons ATGGTGAAGAAGATGTTGGAGAAGCAGAAGGCGGGTGATGCATTGCCGTTGACTTCCCTGAACCACATCTCCATCCTCTGCAAATCGGTCGAGTCCTCTCTCCATTTCTTCCAAAACGTGCTCGGCTTCGTCCCCATCAGAAGGCCCAGCTCCTTCAGTTTCGACGGCGCATG GTTGTTCAACTACGGGGTTGGAATTCACTTGATACAGTCGGAGAATCCGAGTGATTTGCCAGCAGCGAAGGGAGAAATCAATCCCAAAGACAGCCATATCTCCTTCCAG TGTGAGAGCATGGCGTTGGTGGAGAAGAGGCTCAAGGAGATGGGCATATCGTACGTACAGAGCCGAGTGGAGGAGGGAGGAGTCCACGTGGACCAGCTGTTCTTCCATGACCCCGATGGGTTTATGATCGAGGTTTGCAACTGTGACCGACTTCCGGTGATTCCGCTCGCCGCCGGCGATCCTGCGACGGACTGCCAAAGGTCGGATGATGCACTCACAAGCCATTTGTCACTGATGCCATGCATAAAGTGTTTTCCTCAGGCAAAAACAACAATTGTTTAA